In the genome of Candidatus Reidiella endopervernicosa, one region contains:
- the hflX gene encoding ribosome rescue GTPase HflX, with the protein MFERPRSGERAVLVHLDIPPDCDARSLEEFRDLARSAGADPVATITGSRDRPDAKYFVGSGKAEEIKLCVDRDGVELVLVDHALSPSQERNLESMLQCRVLDRAGLILDIFAQRARSFEGKLQVELAQLRHLSTRLVRGWTHLERQKGGIGLRGPGETQLETDRRLLGARIKTLNGRLEKVERQRHQGRRARNRAEVPTVSLVGYTNTGKSTLFNKVTGAAVYAKDQLFATLDPTLRRLDLPQAGSVVLADTVGFVRQLPHDLVAAFRSTLQETREADLLLHIIDAHDEERDSTIAEVNSVLEEIGADEVPQIEVFNKIDLADASPRIQRDEQGRVRRVWLSAVTGEGLELLIEALAENFINERVVGETVLTSAEGRLRAQLFQLDAVEHEAHDEQGGWRISINMPKRDFERLQRESGLCLIETVGEKEERLAAAAQGQ; encoded by the coding sequence TTGTTTGAACGCCCCCGGAGCGGCGAGCGTGCCGTTCTAGTCCATCTGGATATCCCACCAGATTGCGATGCCAGATCCCTGGAGGAATTCAGGGATCTGGCTCGTTCTGCGGGTGCAGATCCAGTCGCTACCATTACTGGATCGCGTGATCGCCCCGATGCCAAATACTTTGTCGGTAGCGGCAAGGCGGAGGAGATCAAACTCTGTGTTGATCGTGATGGGGTCGAACTGGTGCTGGTTGATCACGCCCTCTCTCCCTCTCAGGAACGAAATCTGGAGAGCATGCTGCAGTGCCGGGTGCTTGATCGTGCCGGTCTGATTCTCGATATTTTTGCCCAGCGGGCGCGTAGCTTTGAGGGTAAGCTGCAGGTCGAACTGGCACAGCTTCGTCATCTCTCAACCCGTCTGGTACGGGGCTGGACCCACCTTGAGCGTCAGAAGGGAGGTATCGGTCTACGTGGTCCAGGTGAGACGCAGCTCGAAACTGACCGCCGACTGCTCGGCGCTCGGATCAAGACACTCAATGGACGACTGGAGAAGGTCGAGCGTCAGCGCCATCAGGGACGACGGGCACGTAACCGCGCCGAGGTACCGACCGTTTCGCTGGTCGGTTATACCAACACCGGCAAGTCGACCCTCTTCAATAAGGTGACCGGTGCAGCGGTCTACGCCAAAGATCAGCTCTTCGCCACCCTCGATCCGACCCTGCGACGCCTCGATCTGCCGCAGGCCGGTTCGGTGGTGTTGGCCGATACGGTCGGCTTTGTGCGTCAGCTGCCGCATGATCTGGTCGCCGCCTTCCGTTCCACCCTGCAGGAGACGCGTGAAGCAGATCTTCTGCTGCATATCATCGATGCCCATGATGAGGAGCGTGACAGCACCATCGCCGAGGTCAACAGCGTACTGGAGGAGATCGGTGCCGATGAGGTGCCGCAGATCGAGGTCTTTAACAAGATCGATCTGGCCGATGCATCTCCTCGGATACAGCGCGATGAGCAGGGTCGAGTACGCCGGGTGTGGCTCTCCGCCGTTACCGGTGAGGGGCTTGAGCTTCTGATTGAGGCGTTGGCCGAGAACTTTATCAATGAACGTGTGGTCGGAGAGACGGTGCTTACATCTGCTGAGGGTCGCCTGCGTGCACAGCTGTTTCAGCTCGATGCAGTGGAGCATGAGGCTCACGATGAGCAGGGTGGCTGGCGTATTTCGATCAATATGCCAAAACGAGATTTTGAGCGGCTGCAGCGCGAGTCGGGCCTGTGCCTGATCGAGACGGTCGGTGAGAAAGAGGAGCGCCTTGCGGCAGCCGCGCAAGGTCAATAG
- the hflK gene encoding FtsH protease activity modulator HflK yields the protein MAWNEPGGDNKDPWGGRGGGQQPPDLDEVVRKLQERVSKLFGGGGGGSGGGATPIRPSGGGISIGLGLIAAVIGVVWIFSGVYIVGPAERGVVTRFGAFAEPPTMPGPHWHMPFPVETVEKVDVDQVRSVPMKALMLTQDENIVAIELAVQYKVKDAGAYLFSVRDPDLTLQEVSETAVREVVGRSEMDFVLKEGRSDVVARTKGLIQEALDQYKTGLIVTSVNLQDAQPPEQVQGAFEDAIRAREDEERFKNEAEAYANDIIPKARGGAARQREEANGYKESVIAEAQGEASRFEQLLTEYQKAPEVTRQRLYIDAMESVLNKSSKVLIDVEGGNSLMYLPLDQMMKRGALGNSGESATRGYRPEPQGGSSTPRSSGTRARDTQRSREVR from the coding sequence ATGGCCTGGAATGAGCCTGGTGGTGACAACAAAGACCCTTGGGGTGGACGTGGCGGAGGCCAACAGCCACCCGATCTGGATGAGGTAGTTCGCAAGCTGCAGGAGCGCGTCTCCAAGCTCTTCGGCGGTGGTGGAGGCGGTAGCGGCGGTGGTGCCACCCCCATTCGCCCCAGTGGTGGCGGTATCTCTATCGGCCTTGGTCTGATCGCGGCGGTTATCGGTGTGGTCTGGATCTTCTCCGGCGTCTACATTGTCGGTCCGGCAGAGCGCGGCGTGGTGACACGCTTTGGTGCCTTCGCCGAACCGCCCACCATGCCCGGTCCTCACTGGCACATGCCCTTCCCGGTCGAAACGGTGGAGAAGGTCGATGTCGATCAGGTCCGTTCGGTGCCGATGAAGGCGCTGATGCTGACTCAGGATGAGAACATCGTCGCCATCGAACTGGCCGTTCAATATAAGGTGAAGGATGCTGGAGCCTACCTGTTCAGTGTCCGCGATCCTGACCTAACCCTGCAAGAGGTCTCCGAGACCGCCGTGCGTGAGGTGGTCGGTCGATCGGAGATGGACTTCGTACTGAAGGAGGGTCGCAGCGATGTGGTCGCCCGTACCAAGGGGCTAATTCAGGAAGCACTTGATCAGTACAAAACTGGTCTGATTGTTACCAGCGTTAACCTGCAGGATGCACAGCCACCCGAGCAGGTGCAGGGCGCGTTCGAAGATGCGATCCGAGCCCGTGAGGATGAGGAGCGCTTCAAGAACGAGGCCGAAGCCTATGCCAACGATATTATTCCTAAGGCGCGTGGTGGTGCTGCTCGTCAGCGTGAAGAGGCCAACGGTTATAAAGAGTCTGTTATTGCTGAGGCACAAGGTGAGGCAAGTCGCTTTGAACAGCTGCTGACCGAGTATCAGAAGGCACCTGAGGTGACTCGTCAGCGCCTCTATATCGATGCGATGGAGTCGGTGTTGAACAAGAGCAGCAAAGTGCTGATCGATGTTGAAGGGGGCAATAGTCTGATGTATCTGCCACTCGACCAGATGATGAAGCGTGGTGCACTAGGTAACTCGGGAGAGAGCGCAACGCGCGGCTACCGTCCTGAGCCGCAGGGTGGTTCGTCGACACCGAGAAGTAGTGGTACACGCGCCCGTGACACGCAGCGCAGCCGGGAGGTTCGCTAA
- the hflC gene encoding protease modulator HflC codes for MFQNRSLIGFISLVVLLIVGLSVFTVDQRQRGILFRLGEIVDTSLEPGLHFKLPFVNNVRKFDVRILTLDAEPERFLTSEKKNVIVDFFVKWRITDIARYYKATTGDERQASIRLSQIIKDGLRGEFGKRTIQEVVSGERSQIMDIITVEANRGVAEFGIEVVDVRIKRIDLPREVSDSVYQRMQAERARVAKDFRARGAEAAERIRADADRQRSVIVAKAYSEAEKIRGEGDATAAEIYAKAYEKDGEFYAFTRSLNAYRNAFQSKDDVVVLKPDSEFFQYYKDANGKR; via the coding sequence ATGTTCCAGAATAGATCACTAATAGGTTTCATTTCGCTGGTTGTGCTGCTGATTGTTGGGCTTTCGGTTTTTACCGTTGATCAACGTCAGCGCGGAATCCTTTTCCGTCTGGGTGAGATTGTCGATACCAGCCTCGAGCCAGGTCTGCACTTCAAGCTGCCGTTTGTGAATAACGTGCGCAAATTCGATGTGCGTATCCTGACCCTCGATGCAGAGCCAGAGCGTTTCCTCACCTCGGAGAAGAAAAATGTCATCGTCGACTTCTTCGTTAAGTGGCGTATCACCGATATCGCTCGCTACTACAAGGCGACTACCGGTGATGAGCGCCAGGCTTCCATTCGACTCTCACAGATCATCAAAGATGGACTGCGTGGCGAGTTCGGTAAGCGCACCATCCAGGAGGTGGTCTCGGGTGAACGTTCTCAGATTATGGATATCATCACCGTAGAGGCGAACCGTGGTGTAGCCGAGTTCGGTATCGAGGTGGTTGATGTGCGCATCAAGCGTATCGATCTGCCGCGTGAGGTCAGTGACTCGGTCTACCAGCGTATGCAGGCCGAACGTGCACGTGTGGCGAAGGACTTCCGCGCCCGTGGTGCTGAGGCGGCGGAGCGTATTCGTGCTGATGCCGACCGTCAGCGTTCAGTTATCGTCGCCAAGGCCTATAGTGAGGCGGAGAAGATTCGCGGTGAGGGTGATGCGACCGCAGCGGAAATTTACGCCAAGGCCTATGAGAAGGATGGTGAGTTCTACGCCTTTACACGTAGTCTCAATGCCTACCGAAATGCCTTCCAGAGCAAGGATGATGTGGTGGTGCTGAAGCCTGATTCCGAGTTCTTCCAGTACTATAAAGACGCCAACGGCAAGCGCTAA